In the Natronoglycomyces albus genome, TGGAACCCGTCCAATCAACACAGCCCCCTATATACCAACACGCACTTGGTGACGTCGCGGATACAAACGGAGATCCCCGATTTCCCCATGCCCGACGACTGGCCCGATTACCCCTCTGCCGCGCAAACGCTGGCGTATCTCAAACGCTACGCAAGCCATTTCGACCTGGAGAAACACATCTGGTTCGGCTCTGAGATCGAGCAGATCACTCCCGTGGACGGTTCCCGGTTCGAGGTCAGCATCAAGGCGGCCTCCGGCTCGGCCAGCCGCCGTCTGCGTTACGGGGCGGTCATTATCGCCACTGGCCACCACTGGGACCCGAACATTCCCTCCTATCCGGGTCTGGAGCGATACACCGGACGGACGTTGCATTCCTCGGCTCTCAAGAGCGCAGCGCCCATTCGTGGCAAGAAAGTACTCGTCGTCGGGGGCGGAAACTCCGGAACCGACCTTGCTTGCGAGGCGGCTCTCAATGCCACGCAATGTTGGCACTCCACGCGCCGGGGTTACTGGCATGTTCCCAAGTACCACGATGGACAGCCCTTCGACCGCTCGTTGCGTCGCATCAACTCCCTGCCGCAGCCCCTGCGTAGATTCGTGACGAAATTGCACGTGGAGCGGGCTACATCTACGGCCCGCCGTCTGCGTGAGAGCGAACCCGACCACGCTTGGGGCGATGAGGAGCCGGTGCGCAATGGCCGCTACTTCGAGCACCTGGGTGAAGGGTCAATTGAGGCAAAGCCGGAGATCACCCGTTTCGAAGGCAGCCAGGTTGCCTTCAGTGACGGGTCGATCGTCAAACCGGACTTGGTCATCTTCGCGACCGGTTTTCAATGGGGCATCGACTGTGTCGACGGTCGTCTCCTCGGACTCGATGCCGCTTTGGGCCGTCCGCAGCTAAACGCGCACATGTTCTCCCCCCTTTCGGAGACCTTGGCGGTGGCGGGGCTGGTCGAACCCGGTATCGGCGTCTTCCCGGTCGTTCATTGGCAGACTCACGCGATCGCGCGCTGGTTGCAGGTGCGTTCGGGCGACCCCGCCCGGGCGACCGCGTTTCGCGAACAGGTCGTCGCCGAAACCAAGAAGACCACTCCGCCGGTATCGGAGGGGCTCTCGCCGCGCCACCGCTTGGCGGTCTCCTCGGAGGAATATTTGCCCAGCTTGGCCCGCATCATTCGTACCCTGGAAGCAGACGAGTAGTTCAGCATGTTCGACAAAAAGACCCCAGTGGCCCTCGACGCTTGGTTGAAACGCACGCGCGGCAATGAGATCACGCCGGTGCGTCGTGAAGTGGTGGCTGTGCGGCCCGAAGATCTGCTTGATATCGACGCGACGACTAACCCCGACACACCTCCGGTTCTGTGCCTCACCGGTGAGAGCGAGGGGGCGTCCCTCTTCGCAAACGGCTGGTTGCCGCGCATTGCCGCTGCTGGCAGCATGGCCCGGTCCGTCAGTCTGCGCGGGCAGGGGCAAACCGTCGATGCCGACGGGGGAGAGGAAGGCCGCGTGCACGACCTCGTGCAAGAGGTCGTGTTGATGCCACGCCAATCGGTGCTTATCGGTCATGGCACCGCGGCCGCGACGGTCGTCGCCGCCGCCACCCGCTACCCTGCCTCCGCCGTGGTGCTCATAGACCCGGTCCGGACTAAGCCGCAGTCGCTGCCGCTGGTTGGCCAACCCCCGGTGTTGATCGTCGCCGCGGGCAGTGAAGTCGCCGCGACTCCGAAGCGGCTGCAAAAGCTGACTGCCTCGTTCAATGTCGATCCGCTATTGTTCCCCGGTCAGGAGAACCTGATTTCTGGCCCCGGTTGGGAGTCCGTCCTCGACGCAATCCTTTCGTGGCTAAAGCAGGTCGAGTCGAACAGTTGACTTATGCGTGCGGTCCCGTTACATTAAAGTCTATTCACAGTCTGAGCCGATCCCCACCTTTTAGATGGGTTATAGACATGAATCGAATGGCTCTTAGTCTGTTCCGTGCGATGGTTATCGGCGCGTGGGTCGTTGTATTCGGAATGGTCGCTTTTACTCCGGCCGCAGCGGTGGCAGGTCCAACTAGCAATCCGAGTTCCGATGTATGGGACGAATTCACTGAACAGTCAGTACTCACGCTCGATAACACCAATGATGTCAGTGCACAAAACACGAGTCCGGCGGGTTGCCAAGGAAAGACCAACAACCCTCATCGATCAAGCCACGTTCGCCAGACAATCAATGTAACAGCTGAGACGAGGTGCAGCGTTAGCGTCTCTACAGTTGCGGTCAGCACGGACCTTCAACGCTCCCGTTGGTACGGATGGCAGACCCGCGGCAGCGGCTCGAACACCCGCAACGGAACTTCATTGTCCACGACTAATGCGGCGTCACCGAACTGTGCAGGTGACCGGCATGACTGGCGCGGTGTCAGCGCTCATCGAAGTGTCGAGTCGAGCGGGACATACCACGCCAGAACGACCAATAGGCAGAACAACATAACCTGTTAGCCTTGGGAGGCAAGAGTGTCGCGGGTGACATGGCCGATTAAGAAGATGGTGATGGTGCCCGTGGCACTACTCATGTGCTGGGCTGCTACGGGGTGTGCTGATGAGTACTCAGATCTCCCCGAAGAAGTTCATCTAGTTGAGGTTGCTGGCTTTCCTTACGAGATTCCTAATGCCACCATACATGTTGGTTCCTCTAACGCGGAGGGATCTCTTGTCTATAGCTATTGGCTTAGTGAGGGGGAATGGGGGGAGTGGGAGAGCCAAGGAATACCTCAAGATACCGAATCTATCCGCACTAAGGATGCGAAAAATACTCTCATAAATATC is a window encoding:
- a CDS encoding flavin-containing monooxygenase, yielding MRPTSPDAYDRGEAVCVIGAGASGLLAIKNLREYGFEVDCYERDTVIGGLWNPSNQHSPLYTNTHLVTSRIQTEIPDFPMPDDWPDYPSAAQTLAYLKRYASHFDLEKHIWFGSEIEQITPVDGSRFEVSIKAASGSASRRLRYGAVIIATGHHWDPNIPSYPGLERYTGRTLHSSALKSAAPIRGKKVLVVGGGNSGTDLACEAALNATQCWHSTRRGYWHVPKYHDGQPFDRSLRRINSLPQPLRRFVTKLHVERATSTARRLRESEPDHAWGDEEPVRNGRYFEHLGEGSIEAKPEITRFEGSQVAFSDGSIVKPDLVIFATGFQWGIDCVDGRLLGLDAALGRPQLNAHMFSPLSETLAVAGLVEPGIGVFPVVHWQTHAIARWLQVRSGDPARATAFREQVVAETKKTTPPVSEGLSPRHRLAVSSEEYLPSLARIIRTLEADE
- a CDS encoding alpha/beta fold hydrolase, with the translated sequence MFDKKTPVALDAWLKRTRGNEITPVRREVVAVRPEDLLDIDATTNPDTPPVLCLTGESEGASLFANGWLPRIAAAGSMARSVSLRGQGQTVDADGGEEGRVHDLVQEVVLMPRQSVLIGHGTAAATVVAAATRYPASAVVLIDPVRTKPQSLPLVGQPPVLIVAAGSEVAATPKRLQKLTASFNVDPLLFPGQENLISGPGWESVLDAILSWLKQVESNS